AATGATAGCGTCCTTCTGGCATTCCTACTCTATCAAATGCTTCTGCACAAGCATTCACTACTACTACCGCATTGGGGTCAGCTAGTCCTACATCTTCGCTCGCTAATATCAACATTCGCCGAAAGATGAAACGTGGGTCTTCTCCTGCATGTGCTTCAGAAAAAGCAAGTTGGGGTTGATTTTGTGCGAAAGAGTCCATTGCTTCATAGTAGCTATTTTCTCTTTGGCTGTTAACTCATTGCAATCATTGCAACAAATTTTCCAATTCACCAAGCAACTTTTCTAGCCTCTTTTGTTTCTTCGGATCGTGCCAAACCTTCGCTTGCTTGATAGCGCGAGTGACGCTCGTCAAGCGCTCCGATAAATTGGGCGATTGCTCCTTCCCTCCTTTGGCAGGGCGCATTTCTCTGACTCGCTGACGAATTTCTTCTACTGATAAGTTAGCTTCAATCGCTTCATTTAAAAGTGCCTCCTGCTGCGAAAGGGATTTGAGTTTGAGAATTTCGTTAACCTTAGTGTATTGCAATTTTCCTTGACGCAACACCTGCTCGATCGATCTGGGGAGTTTGAGTAAGGGCACTCGATGCTTGCGAAAACTTTCTGGAGTCAGCCTGCCAACTAAGTTAAAGACATCCTCAACCACCTGCCAATCTGAATTACGGACAACGTTGTCCGTAATTCCGCGTTTCTGATTAGCAGCAAGGTTTAGCAAGCTAACAACTTCCTCTTGGGAACTCTCCAAATTTCGCATCAGCATTCCCATGATGGCTTGGGTTTCCTCCCAAGCATTCAAGTCTGAGCGCTGGAGGTTACTGATCGCCTTGATATCAAGAGCCGTATTGTCATCCACATCAAAAATACAAACTGGCACCATCTCCAATCCTGCCATGATTGCACTTCGCCAGCGCTTCTCTCCTGCTAGCAGATCGTATTCACCATCGCTATTGGGTTTGGGGCGCACCGTCAGCGGGTCAATTACGCCAATTTCTCGCATTGATGCTGCCATTTTGTTGAGTTCCATCTCATCAAAATAGCGGCGAGGCTGATCGGGATCGGGGTAGATTTTGTTTGGCGGAACTGATACTACACCCGATAAAGTATTGTTAGCTGTTGGCAGTTGTTCTACTTGAGCATCGGGTAGCGGCGAACTTTCCTGCCGTATGGTTTGCATTAAGCCGTGAAAGCGGTTTGGTTTATTTGCCACTGAAAATTTCCTTACCAATTGCTTGATAATCGCTCCATGCTATTTTGGCACGCCGATCGTTTACTTGATGCACCAAAACACCATCATTGCCAGCTTTTTGGAATGCTACAGCTTCTCTGATTTGACCTTTGAACAAGGGAAAACCAGCTTCACTTAGAAATTGTCTGGCTTCCTCGCCTTCTCGTCTGGGTGGGGGTGAAATTCTGGTCAAGAGAATTTTGTATTTATCGGTTCCCAAAGCTTTGAGCAATTCTACAGTCTGAATTAAAGCATCAAGGGATAGGGTATCGGGTGTTGTCGGTAACACCAATAAATCGCAGCCATCGACAATTTCCTTCAAGTCTTCTTCTTCCGCCCGTGCTTCTGTATCAATAACGAAATGGTCACACCCCTTGCTATAACGAGCCGATTGATTGACCCCTGCTACTTTGAAAGGTAATGATTTTCCATTTGCGATGCCACGCTCTGCCCAACGACTAGCAGAACGGTTAGGGTCGCCATCAATAAGCAAAGTTTGTCCTAGTGTTTGCAGGCAAGCGGCGATATGAATGGCAGTAGTAGTTTTGGCTACACCACCTTTAAACGATGCAGTTGTAATAATCATGTTGGTAGTGTTGCAGATATCAATTGGGGCAACTGGATTGGAGCGAATTTTTTGCTAACCGTTGGCATTGATTACTTGATTGGCTTATAGTATCCATTAGCTCGAACTATTTATGCAAGTACTTCCCCAAAAATTTCAAAAGCATACCCAATACAATCAGCAGCCTGATAGAGCCAATTTTGGGGATTTTAGGCTCTGGGTCAGCGACGGCAATTGATTTTGGGGGGAGGCGTTGCTTTTGCGATCGCATTACTCCTCATTTCCCTGAGCCATCACTTTTACTGGTTATTAGCTGCGTTTGTGCTGTTTTACCCAGCCTCTGGCTCTTTTGTCAGTCTTTCCCAGGCGACGCTAATTGGCAAGAGCCAATTAGCTTCTTGACAGGGATTCTGGAACAGGGAGTAGAGTTAGGAATATTTAGAAAAATTGATGTTGGGATGACAGCGCTCCAGATTATTGGGATTTGCACGTTTTATGCGAATTCTTACGAAAATATGAAACATTTAGAGTTAGAGCAAGATTTTTTCAGTCAGGCAGCGATCGAGCGATATAGTGACGCATCAGTTCAACTGGTTTTGAGTGGTGTTCGAGAAAAGTAGTTTGATGAGGTAATTAGATATCATGGCAACTTTAGATCGATTTAGTCATTCTACTCTCACAGCACAAGCAGTCGCTGCTGCGGTTTCTGTTGCTTCGGCTTACGATATTAAAGTAGATGACCCTCATATTCTGGCTGATGCTTATTCGCTGCGAGTTCATCTGCGACCTGCGCCAATTGTTGCTCGTATCAGTACTATTACCCCCATATTGCGAGCGCCGATCGAGTCCTGGTTAGCGCGTGAGATTTCCGTAGTAGAATTTTTGGCATCGCGCGGCGTTCCGGTGATTGCTCCGAGCGATATTTTACCTGCTATTCCTTATCAATTTGACGGTTTGTTCATGAGTTTCTGGCGTTATGTTCAACCAGCTTCTGATGTAGTTCCAGAAGCTGCGCTTGTCGCCGAAATGCTAGCCGAATTGCATACTATTCTACGCGATTACCCAGGCGAACTACCTTTTTTAGCACCGCCTCTCAACGATATTCCAAATGGATTAAAGCGGCTTTATCAAGCCTCAGATCGACTTCCCGAAAGCGATCTGAGGCTGTTGCAAACTACATATGACGATCTATTATGTCAGATAACTTACTCAGATGATTCTTTACAACCCTTACACGGAGATGCCAATGCTTCTAATTTAATTCCCACTGTGGAGGGATTGCTGTGGAATGATTTTGAGGATACTTGCATTGGTGCGATCGCTTGGGATTTGATTAATCTTGATGATGCAGCTAGAGCAGCTTATCCAAATGCCCCTGATTCGGCTACGTTAGAGCCATATTTCAAGCTGCGACAACTACACGCGATCGTTTGGGTTTATGCTTTGCTGCCAGAGTTTTCTGGATGGTTAGAACCTGCTCGAATGATGCTTGATGCTTTGCGCGATCGAGCAAATATTGGATGAGAAACTGAACTACTGGCGTACAAGTCGAAGAGCTGTGCGCTGAGTTGTTCAGTTCGAGGCCAACTTTTCCTTTAACTCACAGATCGCGCCGCACCCCACCCATTAGCTCCACTTATACAACCCATAAAAAACGCTACGACAACAATATCTTTACAAACCTTAACAACCTCCCCCATAATAAAAGCATCATACGAACCTCGAAAAATACATAGCAATCATCCAATCATGACCACCACCATTCAACAGCGCTCCAGCGCCAACGTCTGGGAACGGTTCTGCGAGTGGGTCACATCGACCGAAAACCGCCTCTACATCGGCTGGTTCGGCGTCCTGATGATCCCCACCCTCTTAACCGCCACTACCTGCTTCATCATCGCCTTCGTCGCGGCTCCTCCAGTAGACATCGATGGTATCCGCGAACCCGTAGCAGGCTCCCTGTTGTACGGCAACAACATCATCTCCGGTGCTGTTGTTCCTTCCTCTAACGCCATTGGCTTGCACTTCTACCCCATTTGGGAAGCAGCCAGCTTAGATGAGTGGCTCTACAACGGTGGCCCCTACCAGTTGGTGATTTTCCACTTCCTGATCGGTATCTTCTGCTACATGGGTCGTCAGTGGGAATTATCATACCGCTTGGGTATGCGTCCTTGGATCTGCGTAGCATACAGCGCACCTGTATCTGCTGCCACCGCAGTATTCTTGATCTACCCCTTGGGTC
This DNA window, taken from Aerosakkonema funiforme FACHB-1375, encodes the following:
- a CDS encoding ParB/RepB/Spo0J family partition protein — protein: MANKPNRFHGLMQTIRQESSPLPDAQVEQLPTANNTLSGVVSVPPNKIYPDPDQPRRYFDEMELNKMAASMREIGVIDPLTVRPKPNSDGEYDLLAGEKRWRSAIMAGLEMVPVCIFDVDDNTALDIKAISNLQRSDLNAWEETQAIMGMLMRNLESSQEEVVSLLNLAANQKRGITDNVVRNSDWQVVEDVFNLVGRLTPESFRKHRVPLLKLPRSIEQVLRQGKLQYTKVNEILKLKSLSQQEALLNEAIEANLSVEEIRQRVREMRPAKGGKEQSPNLSERLTSVTRAIKQAKVWHDPKKQKRLEKLLGELENLLQ
- a CDS encoding ParA family protein, which encodes MIITTASFKGGVAKTTTAIHIAACLQTLGQTLLIDGDPNRSASRWAERGIANGKSLPFKVAGVNQSARYSKGCDHFVIDTEARAEEEDLKEIVDGCDLLVLPTTPDTLSLDALIQTVELLKALGTDKYKILLTRISPPPRREGEEARQFLSEAGFPLFKGQIREAVAFQKAGNDGVLVHQVNDRRAKIAWSDYQAIGKEIFSGK
- a CDS encoding phosphotransferase; the protein is MATLDRFSHSTLTAQAVAAAVSVASAYDIKVDDPHILADAYSLRVHLRPAPIVARISTITPILRAPIESWLAREISVVEFLASRGVPVIAPSDILPAIPYQFDGLFMSFWRYVQPASDVVPEAALVAEMLAELHTILRDYPGELPFLAPPLNDIPNGLKRLYQASDRLPESDLRLLQTTYDDLLCQITYSDDSLQPLHGDANASNLIPTVEGLLWNDFEDTCIGAIAWDLINLDDAARAAYPNAPDSATLEPYFKLRQLHAIVWVYALLPEFSGWLEPARMMLDALRDRANIG